From Elusimicrobiaceae bacterium, one genomic window encodes:
- a CDS encoding PorV/PorQ family protein, whose translation MKNAIFAITAVCALLCAPAFSSGEGTSSAKFLKADSGARSSALGGAYTAVSDDADAVNYNPAGMVQLGRQDEAYFTHNEWISGFRQENLSYVRNTPAGAFGAGLVYFHSGAIAETDMAGSYTGGEFEQSDMAFSVNYAYRHDGRLSLGAGVKLIRESLYGHSAMSGALDAGALYAFSDDLRLGLTIRNIGPGIKLYEESFPLPFAVRAGAAYTYRANTLFSADLEKARDSGLVLKFGAEYRVSVRKSDVLALRLGYCGARDEDAGSGLTGGLGFKVERYVIDYSFSPFGELGNAHRFSFGMAFGPAVKKTGAHEEYAEESGAGAASVSGKSGEPPAAAGAIARPAEPAAKPAVQPLPAQEIHAAPAAEPVPAVRNDTPDEGISIEESVPQAEPVAETKEECVSRCVASGTLDSIGCISRCGPVR comes from the coding sequence ATGAAAAACGCGATATTCGCGATTACGGCAGTCTGCGCTTTGCTCTGCGCCCCGGCTTTCAGCTCGGGCGAGGGAACCAGCTCGGCTAAATTCCTCAAGGCCGACTCCGGCGCGCGGTCAAGCGCGCTGGGCGGCGCGTATACCGCCGTGTCAGACGACGCGGATGCCGTCAACTATAATCCAGCCGGCATGGTTCAGCTGGGCCGGCAGGATGAGGCGTATTTCACCCATAATGAATGGATCAGCGGGTTCCGGCAGGAAAACCTTTCCTATGTGCGCAACACCCCCGCCGGCGCGTTCGGCGCGGGGCTGGTGTATTTTCACAGCGGTGCAATAGCTGAAACGGACATGGCGGGCAGTTACACCGGCGGCGAATTCGAGCAGTCGGACATGGCGTTCAGCGTTAATTACGCATATCGCCATGACGGCCGGCTGTCGCTTGGCGCGGGCGTGAAACTGATCCGGGAAAGCCTGTACGGGCATTCCGCCATGAGCGGCGCGCTCGACGCGGGCGCGCTGTACGCGTTCAGCGATGACCTGCGGCTGGGTCTGACGATCCGCAATATCGGGCCGGGCATAAAACTTTATGAGGAATCGTTCCCGTTGCCGTTTGCCGTGCGCGCCGGCGCGGCGTACACTTACCGGGCCAATACGCTGTTCTCCGCCGACCTTGAAAAAGCCCGCGATTCCGGGCTGGTTCTGAAATTCGGCGCGGAATACCGCGTGTCAGTCAGAAAAAGCGATGTGCTGGCATTGCGCCTGGGCTATTGCGGCGCGCGCGACGAGGACGCCGGCTCCGGGCTCACCGGCGGGCTGGGTTTCAAGGTGGAGCGGTATGTCATAGATTATTCATTCTCGCCGTTCGGAGAGCTGGGCAACGCGCACAGGTTTTCGTTCGGCATGGCGTTCGGGCCGGCGGTTAAAAAAACCGGCGCGCATGAGGAGTATGCGGAGGAGTCCGGCGCCGGGGCCGCATCTGTTTCCGGCAAGTCCGGCGAACCGCCTGCAGCCGCCGGAGCAATTGCGCGTCCGGCGGAGCCTGCCGCAAAGCCCGCCGTTCAGCCGCTCCCGGCGCAGGAAATTCATGCGGCACCTGCCGCGGAGCCGGTTCCCGCTGTCCGCAATGACACGCCTGATGAAGGGATCAGCATCGAGGAAAGCGTGCCGCAAGCCGAGCCGGTTGCGGAAACCAAAGAGGAATGCGTGAGCAGGTGTGTCGCGTCGGGCACGCTCGATTCGATCGGGTGCATCAGCAGATGCGGGCCGGTGCGTTAG